TTTGTTTGGAACAGTACACACTCGTCTAGCACCTTATGCCACCGGTAGAAGCTAGCTCTTAACCGATTGGATTTGTCGTCATTGTTCTTTTTAtcctgcaaaaaaaaaagaatatgtCGTCAATGTTTCACTCATATTATAATTATTATTGTTCTTCCCCGGCAATTTTTTTATGATTAGACATATAGTActattttctgtttatttatttaatAATGGCAAAATGTATGTCACATTACCTCTGTGTTTGCATGTAAATAATCTGGTCATATACCACATTAGGGGTAAAACAGTTTTTTTAGGTCAGACTTAACTCCATTACTAGCCAAAACTGATCAAAGTGTCAcataggaaaaaaataaaataaagttcaagtgtcaaaaaagaagaaaaagatttTTGGGGCAAAAAAGGGAAGCAATATTTAAGAAGgaccaaataaggaattctctcttgtTCTACCGAGTGGTAAGTGAGTGGAAAGAGTGAGACTAATTAGACACTGACCATGGATGATGAGATGCCCCTTTATTCATTTCAGCTCACGATGAAGTAAATTAAGCGCCAGGTTACAACCATGAAGATAAAATGAACGGAAAACGTAGCAGTAAATTGATTGATGAAACAAACATAGCAGTAGGAGTAGATCGAGTGATGAAATGGAGTAGCTTGTTTTCTATTTCGTCGGCGGGGCGACGAGCTTCTCGATCTCCTGCAGGGCCTGGATGGCCACCTTGATGTAGAAGGCGATAGGAGCCGAGATGGCGGCCAGCGGGTTGGCGGCCATCTCCTCCTTGGCGTCGTCGTCGGCGGACGGCAGCGGCGCCGTCGGGTCCTCCTCGAACTTCTTGGCCTGCTCCAGGTACGTGTCCATGCGCGGAGTGGCGAACAGCCGCACGGCGTCCATGTCGCCGCCCCTGGCCGCGTACCGCTGCCGGCCGTGCGACGTCTCCGAGGCCAGCGCGTACGGCCGCCCCTCCGCCTCGTACAGCTCCTGCGTCTCCATCAGGTCCAGCAGCTGCTGCAGCTCGGCCCGGAGCATGCCCACCAGCTTCTCGCCGTCGTTCAGCACGATGTCCTCCAGCGCGTTCTGCGCGTCCGCCAGCTTGTACCGCGCCTCCTCCAGGTTCTTCCCGTCGGCCATCTGCCTCGCCTCGCCGATCGCGCCGGCGTGCTGCCGACGCGCCATCTCCGCCAGCACCGCCTGCGCCTTGCCGCTGGTGGGCGGGTCGGCGGGCGCGTCCGGGGAGCGGGGTATCACGATGTCCTGCGGGGTCTGGCCCTGAGGGCTGCCCTGCACGGTGTAGCTGTGCTGGGCCTCCGCCACCAACCCGTCGTACGCCGTCGTCAAGGTGCTCTCCAGGAGcttgaggttgatggccaccttgcGGGTCTCGCCGCTGAAGAGGGTGCCGAACTTGATGGTGATGACGCCCGTGTTGCCGTCGGTGGTCTGCGTGTAGTCGGTCCCTGGCGCCACCGTCATGGTATCCAGGTCCGGGGCGCTGGGATCTTCCGCCTTGGGCGTCAGCGTCAGCTGCACGTCCTGCGCGACGATGGTGAGGAGCCCGCCGAGGAGCTGCGAGAAGGGCGCGCTCACGTTCCCGCCGTCGGGCACCGAGTTGAACGTGCCGCCGGGGGACTTCTTGGCGACGTCGCTGAGCAGGGCGTGGTCGGCGTCCTTGCCGAAGCCGAACGTGTAGACCGCCACGTTCCCGGGATCGACTTGTCTGGCATCGCCGTCGCTCTGCTGGCCGTCGGACATGAGGAAGATGTTGGGCGTGCGGGCtttggtggtggcgcggccggcgaTGACGGCCAGGGCGGTGTCCAGCCCGGCCTTGATGTTGGTCCCGCCGTTGGCGACGAGGCCGTCGACGATGGACTTGAGGTCGGTCTGCGCTTGCTGCGTGACGGAGCGGAGCGGGCAGTGCCTGTTGGCCGAGCTGGCGAAGGAGATGACGGAGAGGCGGTCGACGGGGGTGAGCTTCATGATGACGAACTGCATCGCCCTCTTCATGCTCTGGAGCTTGTCGCCCTGCATGCTGCCGCTCACGTCCAGCACCGCCACCAGGTCCAGCCCTTCCCGGACGGCCGTCGACGAGGTGGCGTtcagctccaccaccgccgtcaCCGCGTCGGCCGTCAGGGCCGCCGCATCCTTGCTGTACGTCGGCGTGCTGATCGTCACCAGGCCCTTGGTGCTGCCGACATTAGAAGCAGGAGGCTTCTCGTCGTCGTTGAACGCCATTGTTTCCAATGAGCTAGCAGAGCAGAGCTCAGCTCACACACCAAGCAGCTAGCAGCTTTTGCTTCTGTTTCTCGTGTGTTATTGGACGCGCATGCACACCATTTTATATATACCCTAACCTAGCTAGCTAGCAGGGTTCTTCGTTCTGAAACTAATTTTCGTGATGAATTATACCGTATACTAGTGTACAataaattccaaattcaaatatattTTACTACCAGCtacttcctctgtcccataatataagagcgttttttacactaatgtagtgtcaaaaacattcttatattatgggacggagggagtagtacagaaAAGTAAACATcacatttctaagaacactttagCTACCTGTAAGTTGCCTAAATTTTAAATTTGGTTCAGTCGATTTTGTGGCCGCTGATTTTTACTCTGAGATTGGTATTTTATTTTGGCCTGTGTTATTTGTTGTGTTGGGCTTGTTTTTTTACAGGCCCCATATTTGTTTTTGAGCGGTAAACCAACTTTTATTAACTAGGAGTACAGTTGAATAACAAAAGGGTCATGGGGAAGACCCAGCGAGAAATGGCGACCAACATCTAAACTAGAAGCAAATTTAGCTAAGTTGTGAGCATCAAATTCCTCTGGCGCCCATCAAAAATAAAATCACACCTTGTGAAGTCTCGAGCTTGGGCTGTAGTCTCCTTCATAATAGCACTATATTTCCCTTCCGTTGCACATTGCAGTCTTGATCGCTTTGACAACTGTTTCACAATCACATGTGATGATAACTTGATCCAAAGATAGGTCAAGTGCAAGGGCTAGAGCTTAACGGCATGCAACCGTTTCTGGGGTTGGTGGATCGGTAATATCACGACATGAAAGCGCTTCTAGGGGGcggcggggggtgggggtgggggggactGACCCCATATTAACTGTGTGATGttgtcctcctctctccctctctatttATTCTATGTTTTTATTGTTTTATGTGTTTttgcttttttttgtttttctttgttagTTCACTTTTACTTTTATTTTGTGTGTATTTTTGGGATGTTGGGTTAGTTTAAATGTATACACACAAATACTCCCTCCTGATAGTGTCAAACTGATCTTATATTTTGgcatggagggagtactatgcaaTATGTGTGAAAATTACACTATTATATGATTGTTATTTGCATACTACAAAAAGTGCAATTTAGAGTGAAGTTTTGTGCAAGTTTTTTAAAACTTTTTCCATTATATTTCTTCTTTAAATGAAATTGGTTGTTCCTTATTTTGTTTTTAGgttattattttattttctttcttcttcaagggtaaACCATTGCCACTAATTCTTTCCTTATTAGGAATTGTATATGCGAAAATTCCACCATTACATGTTTATTCATGCATATTTTTTAAAAGAGCATTTTTTGTGAATATTCCGTCCAATTTTTGCCGTTGTttgttcaatttttttattttccctTGTCTTGAACGGTAGTACCAATGCCACTTATTTATTCTTTCTTAGAAAGCATCACTATTATGATTCTCATTTAGTTtctatttcattttctttcttggTAAAGAGTAATAACAATATCGCTAATTCATTTTTCCTTTGATGTGACTGTAGTAGGTCCTTTGAAAAATGTATAGTGAAACAACATTTTGAAGTTGGAAACATGGGAGAATGGGTATTACAATTTTTTCACTCTCCTATGGTATGATATAAAACTTGAAATTTTGTTGGGAGGAGAAACTAAAACCAAAATCATGATTTTGAGTTGGTGTCATATTATTTGCAATTGTTATTTGTGTCTTCTACATGAGTGTTGGCTTCCCATTAAAGTAGTACTAGTGTATTTGTTTATATGTCTCCTGAAAGTTTGCTAGTTCTACatgtgaagaggaagaggagtgtATTTATTTATTGTGAAAGTTGTTGGCCTCACAAGTGAACTCACCACCAACTCCAATCTTTTTTTACTATTACTATTACTATATACTCCAACGCTCAAGGAATTTAGTAGTCTACTCATCAATGGATTAATGGGTCACTGATTATAAAATAACCGGATAAAAATTGTCAGCAGAGATAAGTCTTTGTTTTTTTTAAATGCGGGACTTTGTTTTTAATGAAGCTACTGAAGTCCTGGTTGCATGTCATTATAAACCAAGCATAGCAAGGCAAAACAAACCAGAGAAAGAGGAACCCATCGAAAGAATTTGTTTCATTTTTTGCTAGATCGACCGCACCCGGCCGGCCATGGGGAGCGACGACGACAGCGGCCGTGGCAGCATCGCCTTCTTCGGGACCTACCGCCTGCTGGTGCCATTTTCTTTTAAGTTGGCTTGCCCCGCCATACTTGAATCCTCGCTCCCCACCTGCACCAAGTGTAAGTTTGGTTGTCCCGGTGAAAAGGAAATCTTCTATCTTCTacttatctatctatctatctatctatcttctaTTATATTATTAAAACGATAAAAAACGAACGGCTAATATGTAACAGTAGAAAAACAGCTTGAAAGAACGGTTGTGATTTACTAGAAGAACGGCTGTGATTTATAATAGAGAAAACAAATATTCCATGAATTAGAGTCCGAGGTTCACACGCCTATGTACCTCTTAATTAGAACGACGATAACTATCATACGTGTGGGTGTTAAGAAGTCTGCCCACACGTTTTGTGTGGTGTCTAAGAAGACAGCTCACACGTCTACGTATGGGCAAAACAAGTAGCGTCCACACGCCTTTTTTTGCGGTCCCTCTCACACGCCTACATGTGGGAAAAATGCATAACGCGCACGCGACCTCTCTCAGCCACCTATCTCAGGTCCtgcacgccccgcgtgacagtcatcacacgtccccgcagttgccatggtccggaccctcgtcaatgtccgtttaactgcagttgccatgtcgccgaactacagttgccatgtcggacaactacagttgccatggttgctcaactgcagttgtcctctcaggtcaagtgccagatACCTTTTTGGACAACTGCAGCTGTTGGCATGTATGATCTGGTTTACAATAGTTGCCATGAGTTGAAAATTTTAgaggttgccacctactaacactaagcAGTTGTCATGTATGATCTGatttactacagttgccatgatttgaaaatcttaggagttgccacctactaacactaggcaatTGCCGTGTAGTGCTACCAAGAGACATGGCAAAACAACAAGTTCggataaaagagagagttgccatctgcttacaagcacactagggcagttgccgtgtaccctgcaaaacacatggcaactgacatgttcgggtaaaaaaaaaaGTTGCCATCttcttacaagcacactagggcagttgccatgtacaccgcaaaacgcatggcaactggcagcttgggcGTGGGAGAGAAGACGGGCGTGTGGGcaagatggcaaatgcccacacaccagcccttgtacGTGAGTAAAAACTGAcggtgggcgaactgctaaacgctcACACACCGGCCCCTTCGTATGGacgaccggatgaatgcccacacaccaaccCAGTCCTACGTGGCATCACAAAACATGCCAAAATTCATGCACCGACAAACGGACGCGGATTCATgtgtgtgggcgagatgcaaacgcccacacgtgtgggcattagtgTTTCCTCTTAATTAATAATATACGGCTATGTGTCTCATACCTTTTCGGCAAGCCTAAAAAAAGAGACGATTAAGAGTCCTACTCATGTATGGCTATTCTAAATAGTATAGTAAAACCCGGTCTCTACATGCGGCATTGTATGGTAgagaaaaaatattttttttctttggcaGCCTCGTTCGCTTCTTAGCAGAGTGGTATCTAATGGATACAATTAATTTGTATTAGGTAAGAAAATATACGCATTTTAC
The sequence above is drawn from the Triticum aestivum cultivar Chinese Spring chromosome 7A, IWGSC CS RefSeq v2.1, whole genome shotgun sequence genome and encodes:
- the LOC123149352 gene encoding E3 ubiquitin-protein ligase WAV3, whose translation is MAFNDDEKPPASNVGSTKGLVTISTPTYSKDAAALTADAVTAVVELNATSSTAVREGLDLVAVLDVSGSMQGDKLQSMKRAMQFVIMKLTPVDRLSVISFASSANRHCPLRSVTQQAQTDLKSIVDGLVANGGTNIKAGLDTALAVIAGRATTKARTPNIFLMSDGQQSDGDARQVDPGNVAVYTFGFGKDADHALLSDVAKKSPGGTFNSVPDGGNVSAPFSQLLGGLLTIVAQDVQLTLTPKAEDPSAPDLDTMTVAPGTDYTQTTDGNTGVITIKFGTLFSGETRKVAINLKLLESTLTTAYDGLVAEAQHSYTVQGSPQGQTPQDIVIPRSPDAPADPPTSGKAQAVLAEMARRQHAGAIGEARQMADGKNLEEARYKLADAQNALEDIVLNDGEKLVGMLRAELQQLLDLMETQELYEAEGRPYALASETSHGRQRYAARGGDMDAVRLFATPRMDTYLEQAKKFEEDPTAPLPSADDDAKEEMAANPLAAISAPIAFYIKVAIQALQEIEKLVAPPTK